Proteins encoded in a region of the SAR324 cluster bacterium genome:
- a CDS encoding ATP-binding cassette domain-containing protein, whose amino-acid sequence TIYQDLALVDCLSIEQNIYLGKEIVKNYFGLEVLQNHEMKQGALKFLNDVGVSIFDTSRLVSQLSGGQRHAVAISKGAFWTEKILILDEPTAALGVKETARILDLILELKNKGLSIIFITHNMQDAFKVADSFFVLRLGQNNGSRIKAKTNPEEIVKLITGTVA is encoded by the coding sequence AACTATCTATCAAGATTTAGCTTTAGTTGACTGTCTGAGTATCGAACAGAATATCTATCTTGGAAAAGAAATTGTTAAAAATTATTTTGGCCTTGAAGTTCTTCAGAATCATGAGATGAAGCAAGGTGCTCTTAAGTTTTTAAATGATGTTGGTGTAAGTATATTTGATACTAGTCGGCTAGTTAGTCAATTATCTGGTGGACAACGTCATGCAGTAGCGATAAGTAAAGGCGCTTTCTGGACTGAAAAAATTTTGATCTTAGACGAACCAACTGCTGCCCTTGGTGTAAAAGAAACAGCACGCATATTAGATCTTATCCTAGAATTGAAAAATAAAGGACTCTCTATAATCTTCATCACACACAATATGCAGGATGCTTTCAAAGTGGCTGATAGTTTTTTTGTTTTGCGTCTCGGTCAAAACAATGGCTCAAGAATTAAGGCAAAAACTAATCCAGAGGAAATAGTTAAGCTAATTACAGGTACAGTAGCTTAA